The following coding sequences lie in one Clarias gariepinus isolate MV-2021 ecotype Netherlands chromosome 27, CGAR_prim_01v2, whole genome shotgun sequence genomic window:
- the si:dkeyp-114g9.1 gene encoding uncharacterized protein si:dkeyp-114g9.1, producing MAYCGASPESELLEHFSCLSVDDDSVIINELSDSGVNPGLLYLSDEVLIVILKHLEPVSLLRLGSTCCRLFTVCSCDSLWTPHFRDSFGIGLPNITTAGYAAKTAFRLVFMWRALFRNVHCNRSLQEKLFAEVPYPPHAYWTQWLVIEERVPLPAAQLTCADVEKLWGMPRELFTEKLEVTPEGDEMLRMEWRELYNLAVTHHGSTAMLFHYVLKQHQSSDHSELQSMYRQYTQCRFQWLFTYWLFRQPAPLNRQLRAIYLQWRKHSKKKVSTWGETVCDVRYLASLHPITSDYWRGKLARGDENVGIHTVGNYFSMCKSLVAWILGRDWGRLKRRKVYEDTLDGVYLLLKREMQERLVEHERFWQVAKVQMGRVCTLEETAVNYVNWKMIETLPYYKLFLVSGNGVYLQHVQGFLSRKKMLHDWIYLEDNTWLREMLPDELFTLLEFNTKISQGNLHGASASAQLSRLIWLYLHSGEQLYMEGVKQTVLQNVYARLGIGTGVLSADLWQPVLWPGSP from the exons ATGGCCTACTGCGGCGCGAGCCCGGAGAGCGAGCTGCTCGAGCAtttctcctgtctgtctgttgaTGACGACAGTGTGATTATAAACGAGCTCAGTGACTCTGGTGTGAACCCgggtttattatatttaagtgATGAGGTGCTCATTGTGATTTTGAAGCACCTGGAGCCGGTGTCGTTGCTGAGGCTCGGCAGCACGTGCTGCAGGCTGTTCACGGTGTGTTCCTGCGACTCGCTCTGGACTCCACACTTCCGG GACTCGTTTGGTATAGGCCTGCCAAACATCACCACAGCTGGTTACGCCGCCAAGACCGCTTTTCGTTTAGTGTTCATGTGGAGAGCCCTTTTCCGAAACGTCCACTGCAACCGGTCCCTGCAGGAGAAGCTGTTTGCTGAAGTGCCCTACCCTCCTCATGCGTACTGGACGCAGTGGCTGGTGATAGAGGAGCGAGTGCCGTTACCTGCCGCACAGCTAACGTGTGCTGATGTGGAGAAGCTGTGGGGGATGCCGAGAGAGCTGTTTACAGAGAAACTTGAAG TGACCCCAGAAGGTGATGAGATGCTCAGGATGGAATGGAGGGAGCTGTACAACCTCGCAGTCACTCATCATGGCAGTACAGCGATGCTCTTTCACTACGTCCTTAAGCAGCACCAAAGCAGTG ACCATTCTGAACTGCAGTCAATGTACCGCCAGTACACACAGTGCAGGTTCCAGTGGTTGTTCACTTACTGGCTCTTTCGCCAGCCTGCTCCACTAAACCGTCAGCTCAGAGCCATTTACCTGCAGTGGAGGAAACACAGTAAGAAGAAGGTTTCAACATGGGGAGAAACGGTGTGTGATGTGAGATACCTGGCCTCCCTACATCCTATCACCAGCGACTACTGGAGGGGCAAACTGGCTCGGGGAGACGAGAATGTCG GGATCCATACAGTGGGAAACTACTTCTCTATGTGCAAGTCACTGGTGGCTTGGATCCTTGGCCGTGACTGGGGCAGACTGAAACGCCGAAAG GTTTACGAGGACACTCTGGATGGCGTGTACCTGCTGCTGAAGAGGGAGATGCAGGAACGGCTGGTGGAACACGAGAGGTTCTGGCAGGTGGCCAAGGTGCAGATGGGCCGAGTATGCACGCTGGAGGAGACGGCCGTGAACTACGTCAACTGGAAGATGATCGAGACGCTTCCCTATTACAA GCTGTTTTTGGTGTCGGGGAACGGCGTGTACCTGCAGCACGTGCAAGGTTTCCTGAGCAGGAAAAAGATGCTTCATGACTGGATCTACCTGGAGGACAACACCTGGCTCAGAGAGATGCTTCCTGATGAGCTCTTCACACTGCTGGAGTTTAACACAAAGATCTCTCAAGGCAA TCTGCACGGCGCGTCTGCGAGCGCTCAGCTCAGTCGGCTCATCTGGCTGTACCTGCACTCAGGTGAGCAGCTCTACATGGAGGGAGTGAAACAGACGGTGCTGCAGAACGTTTACGCACGACTAGGCATCGGCACCGGCGTCCTCTCAGCGGACCTCTGGCAGCCCGTCCTCTGGCCTGGCTCTCCATGA